A genome region from Alicyclobacillus acidocaldarius subsp. acidocaldarius DSM 446 includes the following:
- the thiO gene encoding glycine oxidase ThiO: MRAYDVVVVGGGAIGMASAREMARAGLSVAVIDRGRLGGEASSAAAGMLGAQLEAHAPDAFYALCRESRAMYPSFADALFEETGIDVEWVENGILQLARSEGAALALRERMRWQRAAGDEAVWLEPEEVRELERGVVGDVLGALYLPRDGNVHAPRLSAALRACVASACDVYEGEEVVAVEPVGAGWRVRGAREVYAAERVVVAAGAWASPLLRALGIPLEVRPVKGQMLAVRPPRGAGLCRTVYDAGTYLVPKRDGTVVIGATEEPDAGYDKRNTVDGLAALLAKALDAVPGLRGGEWLRAWSGLRPRLTGDSSNPVIGPWPGAEGLILAVGHFRNGVLLAPITGRIVASAALGRAPEDLWLPFWPQTRFAARGGDVRADTLER, encoded by the coding sequence GTGCGCGCCTATGACGTCGTGGTGGTGGGCGGCGGCGCCATCGGCATGGCGTCGGCGCGGGAGATGGCGCGCGCGGGGCTGTCCGTGGCCGTGATCGACCGCGGTCGGCTTGGCGGGGAGGCTTCGAGCGCCGCCGCGGGGATGCTCGGTGCGCAGCTCGAAGCGCACGCGCCGGACGCGTTTTACGCGCTGTGTCGCGAGAGCCGGGCGATGTATCCGAGCTTTGCGGACGCGCTCTTCGAGGAGACAGGGATCGACGTCGAGTGGGTGGAGAACGGGATTTTGCAGCTCGCGCGATCCGAGGGCGCGGCGTTGGCGCTCAGGGAGCGGATGCGCTGGCAGCGCGCGGCTGGCGATGAGGCCGTTTGGCTGGAGCCCGAGGAAGTGCGCGAGCTCGAGCGCGGGGTTGTGGGCGATGTGCTCGGCGCGCTGTATCTGCCTCGCGACGGGAACGTGCATGCGCCAAGGCTCAGCGCCGCGCTGCGGGCGTGTGTGGCAAGCGCGTGCGACGTCTACGAGGGCGAGGAGGTGGTGGCCGTCGAGCCGGTTGGCGCGGGCTGGCGCGTCCGAGGCGCGCGGGAAGTGTACGCCGCGGAGCGCGTGGTCGTCGCGGCGGGCGCGTGGGCATCTCCCCTCCTCCGCGCGCTCGGGATTCCGCTCGAGGTGCGCCCGGTGAAGGGGCAGATGCTCGCCGTGCGCCCTCCGCGCGGCGCGGGGCTTTGCCGCACGGTGTACGACGCCGGCACGTACCTGGTGCCAAAGCGGGACGGAACGGTCGTGATCGGCGCGACGGAAGAGCCGGACGCTGGTTATGACAAGCGCAACACGGTGGACGGCCTGGCCGCGCTCCTGGCAAAAGCGCTCGACGCGGTGCCCGGCCTTCGCGGCGGCGAGTGGCTGCGCGCCTGGAGCGGGCTTCGCCCGCGCCTCACGGGGGATTCGAGCAATCCGGTCATCGGGCCGTGGCCCGGCGCGGAGGGGCTCATTCTCGCCGTCGGCCACTTTCGCAACGGCGTGTTGCTCGCGCCCATCACGGGCCGCATCGTGGCGAGCGCCGCGCTCGGCCGCGCGCCCGAGGATCTGTGGCTGCCATTTTGGCCGCAAACGCGCTTCGCGGCTCGGGGAGGTGATGTGCGTGCGGATACGCTTGAACGGTAA
- the nadC gene encoding carboxylating nicotinate-nucleotide diphosphorylase has translation MWLDMVTRDLVRLALAEDLGRGDLTTEAVIPADATARASVWIKEPSRVCGTEVAAWVFHEVDPGLQVTVACADGIDLDGPRVVMRVEGAARSILGAERTALNFLSRLTGIATAARDAVREIAGTRARILDTRKTTPGWRALEKYAVRVGGGWNHRFALDDMVLIKDNHIAIAGGVREAVSRAKARAGFAHKIEVEVESLEQLEEAIAAGADVVLLDNMDLEIMREAVRRTGGRVPLEASGNMRPGRLRAVADTGVDFISMSHITMRAQAVDVGLDIDMDLA, from the coding sequence ATGTGGCTCGATATGGTGACGCGCGATCTCGTCCGCCTCGCGCTCGCGGAAGATTTGGGCCGAGGCGATCTCACGACGGAAGCGGTCATCCCTGCCGATGCGACAGCGCGCGCGAGCGTGTGGATCAAAGAACCGTCCAGGGTTTGCGGCACAGAGGTCGCCGCATGGGTGTTTCATGAGGTGGATCCGGGCCTTCAGGTCACGGTGGCGTGCGCGGACGGGATCGATCTCGACGGGCCTCGCGTGGTGATGCGGGTGGAGGGCGCGGCGCGGTCCATCCTCGGGGCGGAGCGCACGGCGCTCAATTTTCTGTCCCGCTTGACGGGCATCGCCACCGCTGCGCGCGACGCCGTCCGCGAGATCGCGGGGACGAGGGCGCGCATCCTGGACACGCGGAAGACCACGCCCGGATGGCGGGCGCTCGAAAAGTACGCGGTCCGCGTCGGAGGCGGCTGGAATCACCGGTTTGCCCTCGACGACATGGTGCTCATCAAGGACAACCACATCGCCATCGCGGGCGGCGTCCGCGAGGCCGTCTCACGCGCGAAGGCGCGGGCTGGGTTTGCCCACAAGATCGAGGTTGAGGTCGAATCCCTGGAACAACTGGAGGAGGCCATTGCGGCGGGGGCCGACGTCGTGCTCCTCGACAACATGGACCTCGAGATCATGCGCGAGGCGGTGCGGCGCACCGGGGGCCGCGTGCCGCTGGAGGCGTCGGGCAACATGCGCCCGGGGCGGCTGAGGGCTGTGGCGGATACGGGCGTCGATTTCATCTCCATGAGCCACATCACCATGCGCGCCCAGGCCGTGGACGTGGGGCTCGACATCGACATGGATCTCGCGTAA
- a CDS encoding SPL family radical SAM protein, which produces MEAPKFLHLDVKRALNRVRAASMPFSWSLNPYRGCGHGCAFCYARGTHEYLGYSADDTFRSRIHVKLDMPAVLEAELEARLERAGGDLERMAASLGTVAIGTATDPYQSAEARFRITRQCLEVLIRYGVRFSITTRSPLVLRDLDLLRSARLEGVHVSLHALDAEIWRAFEPATPPPAVRLRAMEQLAQAGIPVSVFVAPVLPYLTDDADSIAAVMQAARAAGATDAMVSPLRLAPEVKPWFFSVLKHAYPAMVPRYERLYAGRAYPSRAYAERLYAVEALARRMAGLAPRQTPADSQDAEPAAQTARLARTEPGGAAPGSRYIQLTLPL; this is translated from the coding sequence GTGGAGGCACCGAAGTTCCTTCATCTGGACGTGAAACGGGCGCTGAACCGAGTGCGAGCCGCGAGCATGCCCTTTTCATGGTCGCTCAATCCGTATCGAGGCTGCGGACACGGTTGCGCCTTCTGCTATGCGCGAGGCACACACGAGTATCTCGGATACAGCGCGGACGACACGTTTCGCTCGCGCATCCACGTGAAGCTGGATATGCCGGCCGTTCTCGAGGCGGAACTCGAAGCGCGGCTCGAGCGAGCGGGCGGAGACCTCGAGCGGATGGCCGCTTCGCTCGGCACCGTGGCCATCGGCACGGCGACGGACCCGTATCAGTCAGCCGAAGCGCGCTTCCGCATCACGCGCCAGTGCCTCGAGGTCCTCATCCGATACGGCGTCCGGTTCAGCATCACGACGAGATCGCCGCTCGTGCTGCGAGATCTCGACCTTCTGCGAAGCGCCAGGCTCGAGGGCGTGCACGTGAGCTTGCACGCGCTGGATGCCGAGATCTGGCGCGCGTTCGAGCCCGCCACGCCGCCGCCCGCCGTCCGGCTGCGCGCGATGGAACAGCTCGCGCAGGCCGGGATCCCCGTGAGTGTCTTCGTCGCACCCGTGCTCCCCTACCTGACGGACGACGCTGACTCCATCGCCGCGGTGATGCAGGCAGCCCGGGCGGCAGGCGCCACGGATGCCATGGTGTCGCCCCTGCGGCTGGCACCCGAGGTCAAGCCGTGGTTCTTCTCCGTCCTGAAGCATGCGTACCCGGCGATGGTTCCCCGATACGAACGGCTGTACGCGGGCCGCGCCTATCCATCGCGCGCGTACGCCGAGCGGTTGTACGCGGTTGAAGCCCTCGCCAGGCGGATGGCGGGTCTTGCGCCGCGGCAGACGCCCGCGGACTCGCAGGACGCCGAGCCAGCCGCGCAGACGGCAAGACTTGCGCGCACGGAACCAGGGGGTGCCGCGCCCGGTTCCCGCTACATTCAGTTGACGCTGCCGCTCTAG
- the thiS gene encoding sulfur carrier protein ThiS yields the protein MRIRLNGKDVSLPDGMTLRDLVRQYELDGEPVAIERNGQIVDRQAFEAEVIQDGDVIEMVRFVGGG from the coding sequence GTGCGGATACGCTTGAACGGTAAGGACGTCTCCCTTCCGGATGGCATGACGTTGCGCGATCTCGTCCGCCAGTACGAGCTCGACGGCGAGCCGGTTGCCATTGAGCGGAACGGTCAGATTGTGGACCGACAGGCGTTCGAAGCCGAAGTGATTCAGGACGGCGACGTGATCGAGATGGTGCGATTTGTCGGCGGCGGTTGA
- a CDS encoding thiazole synthase, translating into MFLVEPLVIAGRSFHSRLMVGTGKYESLEVMREALDASGAEIVTVAVRRVNLDARETSILSYIDLERYTLLPNTAGCHTAEEAVRTARLARAAGLSNWVKLEVIPDDGTLLPDPIATVEAAETLVKEGFVVLPYTTDDHVVARRLLEVGCAAVMPYGSAIGTGRGLEAVERIARIVDEIRGRVPVVVDAGIGAPSDAALAMETGADAVLVNTAIARAGDPVAMARAMRLAVEAGYLARRAGRIPKSSVPSPSSPEAGVVGRS; encoded by the coding sequence ATGTTTCTCGTGGAACCTTTGGTGATTGCAGGCCGCTCGTTCCATTCCCGGCTCATGGTGGGCACGGGCAAGTACGAATCTCTCGAGGTCATGCGCGAAGCGCTCGACGCTTCGGGCGCCGAGATCGTCACGGTCGCCGTGCGCCGGGTGAATCTCGACGCGCGCGAGACGTCCATCCTGTCCTACATCGATCTCGAGCGCTACACACTGTTGCCCAACACGGCAGGCTGCCACACGGCGGAAGAGGCCGTCCGCACGGCGCGCTTGGCGCGCGCCGCGGGGCTGTCGAACTGGGTGAAGCTCGAGGTCATCCCGGACGACGGCACCCTGCTTCCGGATCCCATCGCGACCGTGGAAGCCGCGGAGACCCTCGTCAAAGAGGGATTCGTCGTGCTTCCCTACACCACGGACGATCACGTCGTCGCCCGGAGGCTTTTGGAGGTCGGCTGCGCGGCCGTGATGCCGTATGGATCCGCCATCGGCACGGGGCGCGGTCTCGAAGCGGTGGAGCGGATTGCGCGCATCGTCGACGAAATCCGCGGGCGTGTGCCCGTGGTGGTGGATGCGGGCATCGGTGCGCCGTCCGACGCCGCGCTCGCGATGGAGACCGGTGCGGACGCCGTGCTCGTCAACACCGCCATCGCACGGGCGGGCGATCCGGTCGCGATGGCGCGGGCGATGCGGCTGGCGGTCGAGGCTGGCTATCTCGCGCGGCGCGCCGGTCGGATCCCGAAATCGAGCGTCCCATCGCCGTCGAGCCCGGAGGCGGGCGTCGTTGGCCGGAGTTGA
- the nadA gene encoding quinolinate synthase NadA, translating into MLETKAERQALVDEILEWKKKRNALILAHNYELPEIQDIADVLGDSLALARAAMRADADVIVLCGVHFMAETAAILNPDKTVLLPDPNAGCSLADSITADALRAWKAEHPGAVVVSYVNTSAEVKAESDYCCTSSNAVQVVRSIPEDREILFLPDMFLGSYVKRVTGRENLHIWMGECHVHAGIRPHDIEETLSAHPDAELLIHPECGCSTSNMYLLAEGQLPADRTHVLSTSGMLQRARESDKRAFIVATEVGILYQMERQNPDKTFIPANRAAVCPFMKMITLEKVRDALARLETVISVPADVAARARVAIERMVAIG; encoded by the coding sequence GTGCTGGAGACGAAGGCGGAACGCCAAGCGTTGGTCGACGAAATTCTGGAATGGAAGAAGAAGCGCAACGCCCTGATCCTGGCGCACAACTATGAGCTGCCGGAAATTCAGGATATCGCGGACGTGCTCGGGGACTCGCTCGCGCTCGCGCGCGCCGCGATGCGCGCCGATGCCGACGTGATCGTGCTCTGCGGCGTCCATTTCATGGCCGAGACGGCAGCCATCCTCAACCCGGACAAGACGGTGCTGTTGCCGGACCCGAACGCGGGCTGCTCGCTGGCGGATTCCATCACGGCGGATGCACTGCGGGCGTGGAAAGCGGAGCACCCGGGCGCGGTGGTGGTCTCCTACGTCAATACGTCGGCGGAAGTGAAGGCGGAGAGCGACTACTGCTGCACGTCCTCGAACGCCGTGCAGGTCGTCCGGAGCATCCCTGAAGACCGGGAGATCCTGTTTTTGCCCGACATGTTTCTCGGCTCGTACGTGAAGCGGGTGACCGGGCGAGAGAACCTGCACATCTGGATGGGCGAGTGCCACGTCCACGCGGGCATCCGGCCGCACGACATCGAGGAGACGCTCTCGGCGCATCCCGATGCGGAGCTCCTCATCCACCCCGAGTGCGGTTGCTCCACCTCGAACATGTACCTGCTTGCCGAAGGGCAACTGCCGGCGGATCGCACGCACGTGCTCTCGACAAGCGGCATGCTGCAACGGGCGCGGGAATCGGACAAGCGCGCGTTCATCGTGGCGACGGAGGTCGGCATCCTGTACCAGATGGAGCGTCAGAATCCAGACAAGACGTTCATCCCGGCCAATCGCGCGGCGGTCTGCCCGTTCATGAAGATGATCACGCTCGAGAAGGTGCGGGACGCGCTCGCTCGTCTCGAGACGGTCATCTCGGTGCCGGCCGACGTCGCGGCGCGCGCGCGGGTCGCCATCGAGCGGATGGTGGCCATCGGCTGA
- the thiE gene encoding thiamine phosphate synthase produces the protein MTHVLHVLSDRARGAKVPLKDALWLAALGGADVIQVREKKAPALAVFEFACALLARIREAGSSARVLVNDRLDVAMAARADGVHLAAKSLPVAAAREVVQRAGGGLVLGCSVHSLEEAQAAEAAGADYVTFGHIFPTASHPGLPPKGVRELARVVEAVSIPVVAIGGIDAGNVTEVLATGASGVAVIGAVVEAADPRAAAARLKEAMARSPVAPKVPFPTPEGGMRRARL, from the coding sequence ATGACCCATGTGCTCCATGTGCTGAGTGATCGCGCCCGCGGCGCGAAGGTTCCGCTCAAAGACGCGCTGTGGCTTGCGGCCTTGGGCGGGGCCGACGTGATTCAGGTCCGGGAGAAGAAGGCGCCGGCTCTCGCCGTGTTCGAATTCGCGTGTGCGCTTTTGGCGCGGATCCGCGAGGCGGGATCGAGCGCGCGCGTGTTGGTGAACGACCGCCTGGACGTGGCGATGGCGGCGCGCGCGGACGGCGTGCATCTGGCGGCCAAGTCGCTGCCGGTGGCGGCGGCGCGCGAGGTGGTGCAGCGCGCGGGCGGCGGGCTTGTCCTCGGCTGCTCCGTGCATTCGCTGGAGGAAGCGCAGGCTGCTGAGGCCGCGGGCGCGGACTACGTCACGTTCGGCCATATCTTCCCGACCGCGTCTCACCCGGGTCTGCCGCCGAAGGGCGTGCGGGAGCTCGCCCGGGTCGTCGAGGCGGTGTCCATCCCCGTGGTGGCCATTGGCGGGATCGACGCGGGAAACGTAACCGAGGTGTTGGCGACCGGCGCGAGCGGCGTGGCCGTGATCGGCGCGGTGGTGGAGGCCGCGGATCCGCGCGCGGCCGCGGCTCGGCTCAAGGAGGCGATGGCGAGATCGCCCGTGGCGCCGAAGGTTCCGTTTCCAACGCCGGAAGGGGGGATGCGGCGTGCGCGCCTATGA
- the nadB gene encoding L-aspartate oxidase — MEAAGVVIVGAGIAGLAAALAAAEAEDVCVIAGDGPRASSSARAQGGLAAAVGEGDDPELHAEDTLRAGAGLCDAQRVRELAMEAPGVVAWLTQMGVPFDRDSSGRLALGREGGHTRGRIVHAGGDATGHFITAALWQAVVRHPRIEIRREHCVGIAQDATGRAVGVWTWDGARQRFVAARRAVGLATGGVGAIFGRTSNPPSAVGAGVTLAYHAGATLANLEFVQFHPTLWLGRDGEAMLLSEALRGAGAVLVKEGGAPLFANPQDNLRTRDVVALAIASAEAEGHRVYLDATQVPDVAARFPSIAVRLRGAGLDLASQPIPVTPGAHFLMGGVEADLAGRTSVPGLFALGETACTGVHGANRLASNSLLECVVMGRRFGRAVWEEPCARTTAPEDPVWLLRPEEDEAALVELAPMMWRSVGLVRDETGLRAALVELEGIARRYPGSGAVLAASLIARSALWRRESRGSHVRMDAPAPVPAYARPSQISMADRVLTSVVTMN; from the coding sequence ATGGAAGCGGCAGGCGTCGTGATTGTCGGTGCCGGGATCGCCGGACTCGCCGCCGCGCTCGCCGCGGCGGAGGCGGAGGACGTGTGCGTCATCGCGGGGGACGGGCCGCGCGCGTCGAGTTCAGCGCGGGCGCAGGGGGGGCTCGCGGCCGCGGTGGGCGAGGGAGACGACCCGGAACTTCACGCCGAAGACACGCTGCGTGCGGGCGCGGGGTTGTGCGACGCACAGCGGGTGCGAGAACTGGCGATGGAGGCGCCGGGTGTCGTCGCGTGGCTCACGCAAATGGGGGTTCCGTTCGATCGCGACTCGTCCGGGCGGCTCGCGCTGGGCCGGGAAGGCGGCCACACGAGAGGGCGCATCGTTCACGCGGGCGGAGACGCCACCGGGCACTTCATCACAGCAGCGCTCTGGCAGGCGGTCGTGCGCCATCCGCGGATCGAAATCCGGCGGGAGCACTGCGTGGGCATTGCGCAGGACGCGACCGGGCGGGCCGTCGGCGTGTGGACCTGGGACGGGGCACGTCAACGATTTGTCGCGGCTCGGCGAGCTGTGGGGCTCGCCACGGGCGGGGTGGGCGCCATCTTCGGCCGCACGTCGAATCCGCCGAGCGCGGTGGGCGCAGGCGTCACGCTCGCCTATCACGCGGGCGCCACGCTCGCGAATCTCGAGTTTGTGCAGTTTCATCCGACGCTGTGGCTTGGGCGGGATGGCGAAGCGATGCTCCTCTCCGAGGCGCTGCGCGGCGCGGGCGCGGTGCTGGTCAAGGAGGGCGGTGCGCCGCTTTTCGCCAACCCGCAGGACAACCTTCGCACGCGGGACGTGGTCGCCCTCGCCATCGCGAGCGCGGAGGCGGAAGGCCACCGGGTGTATCTCGATGCGACCCAGGTGCCCGACGTCGCGGCGCGCTTCCCGTCCATCGCGGTTCGGCTTCGCGGCGCCGGCCTGGATCTCGCTTCGCAGCCCATTCCCGTGACGCCCGGCGCGCATTTTCTCATGGGCGGCGTCGAGGCCGATCTCGCCGGCCGGACCTCGGTCCCAGGGCTGTTTGCGCTTGGCGAAACGGCGTGCACGGGCGTGCACGGAGCCAATCGGCTGGCGAGCAACTCGCTGCTGGAGTGCGTCGTCATGGGGCGACGGTTTGGGCGAGCCGTGTGGGAGGAGCCATGCGCCCGCACGACCGCCCCAGAAGATCCTGTGTGGCTTCTTCGGCCAGAGGAAGATGAGGCGGCGCTCGTCGAGCTGGCTCCCATGATGTGGCGATCCGTCGGGCTCGTGCGCGACGAGACGGGGCTTCGGGCGGCGCTTGTCGAGCTTGAAGGCATCGCGCGCCGATATCCCGGCTCCGGGGCGGTGCTGGCCGCGTCGCTCATCGCGCGCTCGGCGCTTTGGAGAAGGGAGAGCCGAGGCAGTCACGTGCGAATGGACGCGCCGGCGCCCGTTCCGGCCTACGCTCGCCCGAGCCAGATCTCGATGGCCGATCGGGTCCTGACGTCTGTCGTCACGATGAACTGA
- a CDS encoding glycoside hydrolase family 9 protein has product MPSRVPKSIFYNQVGYLISGDKRFWIQAHEPQPFALRTPEGQAVFAGMTKPVGGNWYVGDFTALRVPGTYTLTVGTLEARVVIHRRAYRDVLEAMLRFFDYQLCGVVLPEDEAGPWAHGACHTSDAKVFGTERALACPGGWHDAGDYGKYTVPAAKAVADLLLAHEYFPAALAHVRPMRSVHRAPHLPPALEVAREEIAWLLTMQDPATGGVYHKVTTPSFPPLDTRPEDDDAPLVLSPISYAATATFCAAMAHAALVYRPFDPALSSCCADAARRAYAWLGAHEMQPFHNPDGILTGEYGDAELRDELLWASCALLRMTGDSAWARVCEPLLDLDLPWELGWADVALYGVMDYLRTPRAAVSDDVRNKVKSRLLRELDALAAMAESHPFGIPMRDDDFIWGSNMVLLNRAMAFLLAEGVGVLHPAAHTVAQRAADYLFGANPLGQCYVTGFGQRPVRHPHHRPSVADDVDHPVPGMVVGGPNRHLQDEIARAQLAGRPAMEAYIDHQDSYSTNEVAVYWNSPAVFVIAALLEARGR; this is encoded by the coding sequence ATGCCGTCTCGCGTGCCCAAATCGATTTTTTATAATCAAGTTGGGTATCTGATCAGCGGCGACAAGCGCTTTTGGATTCAGGCTCACGAGCCTCAGCCTTTCGCGCTGCGCACGCCGGAAGGGCAGGCCGTGTTCGCGGGAATGACGAAGCCCGTCGGCGGGAATTGGTACGTCGGCGATTTTACCGCGCTTCGCGTGCCGGGGACCTACACGTTGACGGTAGGGACTCTCGAGGCGCGGGTCGTTATCCATCGCCGCGCGTATCGTGACGTGCTCGAGGCCATGCTGCGCTTCTTCGACTATCAGCTCTGCGGCGTCGTGCTGCCCGAGGATGAAGCCGGGCCGTGGGCGCACGGCGCCTGTCACACGAGCGACGCCAAGGTGTTTGGCACCGAGCGCGCCTTGGCCTGCCCAGGCGGTTGGCACGACGCTGGCGATTACGGCAAATACACGGTCCCCGCCGCCAAGGCCGTGGCCGATCTCCTGCTCGCCCACGAGTACTTCCCGGCGGCACTGGCGCACGTCCGCCCCATGCGCTCGGTGCATCGGGCGCCTCATCTGCCGCCGGCGCTCGAGGTGGCGCGCGAGGAGATTGCCTGGCTTCTCACCATGCAGGATCCCGCGACAGGCGGCGTGTACCACAAAGTCACCACGCCTTCCTTTCCGCCGCTCGACACGCGCCCCGAAGACGACGATGCGCCCCTCGTCCTCAGTCCCATCTCCTACGCCGCCACGGCCACGTTTTGCGCCGCCATGGCGCATGCCGCCCTGGTGTACCGCCCTTTCGATCCGGCCCTATCCTCGTGCTGTGCGGACGCCGCCCGTCGCGCGTACGCGTGGCTCGGCGCGCACGAGATGCAGCCGTTTCACAATCCCGATGGGATCCTCACGGGCGAATACGGCGACGCGGAACTCCGCGACGAGCTGTTGTGGGCGTCCTGCGCCCTGCTTCGCATGACCGGCGATTCCGCGTGGGCACGCGTGTGCGAGCCGCTTCTCGATCTCGACCTCCCGTGGGAGTTGGGATGGGCGGACGTCGCACTCTACGGCGTCATGGATTACCTGCGCACTCCGCGCGCCGCCGTATCGGACGACGTGCGAAACAAGGTGAAAAGCCGCCTTCTCCGAGAACTCGACGCCCTCGCCGCGATGGCTGAGTCGCATCCGTTCGGCATTCCCATGCGGGATGACGATTTCATCTGGGGCAGCAACATGGTGCTCTTGAACCGCGCCATGGCGTTCCTGCTGGCCGAAGGCGTCGGTGTCCTTCATCCCGCTGCACATACGGTGGCCCAGCGCGCGGCGGACTACCTGTTTGGCGCAAATCCGCTCGGGCAGTGCTACGTCACGGGCTTTGGCCAACGCCCCGTGCGCCATCCGCATCATCGCCCGTCCGTCGCGGATGATGTGGACCATCCCGTCCCTGGCATGGTCGTCGGCGGCCCAAACCGCCACCTGCAGGACGAGATCGCCCGCGCACAGCTTGCGGGGAGACCTGCGATGGAGGCGTACATCGATCACCAGGACAGCTACTCGACCAACGAGGTCGCCGTCTACTGGAATTCGCCTGCCGTGTTTGTCATCGCGGCTTTGCTCGAGGCGCGCGGGAGGTGA
- a CDS encoding ThiF family adenylyltransferase: protein MTDFDFKDRYSRQIRFRHIGETGQARISKSRVAVVGLGALGTASAAQLARAGVGYLRLIDRDVVEPSNLQRQLLYTEKDARNATPKAIAARDALAAANSGITIEAVVDDLDASNAEQLLADVDVVIDGSDNFEVRYLINEVAVKHNIPWAYAGAVEAHGTSAFLRPGRTPCLVCLLGYGARVGHDTCDTVGVISPIVQWMASYQVAEVLKYLAGREDALSNAILQADVWHTDVRLIRMGGPKPDCPCCGRREFVALSAGRRALSVTFCGRQTIQVRPQEDVALSLPALAERLRPLGTVRASDALLRFETEGVALTVFPNGRALVHGTDDPARARSLYAQYIGM, encoded by the coding sequence ATGACGGATTTCGACTTCAAGGACCGATACTCGCGCCAGATTCGATTTCGGCACATCGGCGAGACGGGACAGGCGCGGATCTCGAAATCTCGTGTGGCCGTGGTGGGACTCGGCGCACTCGGGACGGCGAGTGCCGCGCAGCTCGCGCGCGCCGGCGTGGGCTACCTGCGCCTCATCGACCGGGACGTCGTCGAGCCGTCGAATCTGCAGCGCCAGTTGCTGTACACCGAGAAGGACGCTCGGAACGCCACGCCGAAGGCCATCGCGGCGCGCGATGCGCTTGCGGCCGCCAACAGCGGCATCACCATCGAAGCCGTGGTGGACGATCTCGACGCCTCGAACGCGGAGCAACTGCTCGCCGACGTGGATGTCGTGATCGACGGAAGCGACAACTTCGAGGTCCGATATTTGATCAACGAGGTCGCGGTCAAGCACAACATTCCGTGGGCGTACGCGGGCGCGGTGGAGGCGCACGGCACGAGCGCGTTTCTGCGCCCCGGCCGAACGCCTTGCCTCGTGTGTCTGTTGGGCTACGGTGCCCGCGTCGGACACGACACCTGCGACACCGTCGGTGTGATCTCGCCCATTGTGCAGTGGATGGCGTCGTACCAGGTGGCGGAGGTGCTCAAGTACCTCGCGGGCCGCGAGGACGCCCTGTCGAACGCCATCCTCCAGGCGGACGTCTGGCATACCGACGTGCGCCTCATCCGCATGGGCGGGCCGAAGCCCGACTGTCCTTGTTGCGGGCGACGCGAATTTGTGGCCCTCAGCGCTGGCCGTCGAGCGCTTTCCGTCACGTTCTGCGGCCGCCAGACGATTCAGGTGCGGCCGCAGGAGGACGTGGCGCTCTCGCTTCCAGCGCTCGCCGAGCGCCTGCGACCGCTTGGCACCGTCCGCGCGAGCGACGCCCTGCTCCGATTTGAGACGGAGGGCGTGGCCCTCACCGTGTTCCCAAACGGCCGGGCGCTCGTGCACGGCACGGACGATCCCGCCCGCGCCCGTTCGCTTTACGCGCAATACATCGGCATGTGA